From Rhodococcus sp. B7740:
GGCCGAACTCGGCCTCGACGGAAGCCTGTGGTCGCAGTTGACGACCTACCTGGGCAATCTGCTGCACTTCGATCTCGGCAACGCGATCATGACCGGCAGACCGGTCACTGCGGACATCGCAGACCGCCTGCCCGGAACCCTCGAATTGGCGGGCATCGCCTTCGCCTTTCTGTTGGCGATCACGCTGGCGCTCTCGGCCGTCGTCGTTGCCCGCCCGAAGTCCCTGGCTGCACGGATGGTGCGCGGGTACGCCCAAGCCGCTGGTGCCGTACCGGAATTCGTCGTCGGAGTCGTCGGCATCTTCCTGTTCTACGCCACCCTGCAGGTGGTCCCGGCCCCGTCGGGTCGAGTCAGGGCAGGACTGACCGAGCCCGAACCGATCACCTCCCTTCCGCTGCTCGACGCCGTTCTGCGCGGCGACACGGTCGTGGTGTCCTCGATGGTCTCGCACCTGTTTCTACCGATCGCCGTGCTCGTGCTCTCGGTCACCCCGATTCTGCTCAAACAGCTTTTGACAGCGCTCGATTCGAGCCTCACCGCGCAACCGACGATGTTCAAGATCGCCACCGGTTCGGCCCGCAAGTACATCTATGCAAGTGCGTACCGGCGAGCATTGCCGCCGACCGTCGCGTTGTTCGGCATGGTCTTCGGTTCTCTTCTCGGCGGTGCGGTCATCCTCGAGACCCTGTTCGGGCTCGGCGGCATGGGCCGATACGCCGTCGAAGCTGTCGCGGCGACGGATCTGATTGCGCTGCAGGGATTCCTGCTCGTAGTCGCGGCGATCTCGCTGATCGTGTTCCTGTGTGTCGATCTCGTCAACATGTTGCTCGACCCTCGCCGCAAGCCG
This genomic window contains:
- a CDS encoding ABC transporter permease; translation: MTGFLGRQRWWLGRIAVLPLHLLVFAIAAFFLVRAIPGDPAREVVGPEATEADYLATKAELGLDGSLWSQLTTYLGNLLHFDLGNAIMTGRPVTADIADRLPGTLELAGIAFAFLLAITLALSAVVVARPKSLAARMVRGYAQAAGAVPEFVVGVVGIFLFYATLQVVPAPSGRVRAGLTEPEPITSLPLLDAVLRGDTVVVSSMVSHLFLPIAVLVLSVTPILLKQLLTALDSSLTAQPTMFKIATGSARKYIYASAYRRALPPTVALFGMVFGSLLGGAVILETLFGLGGMGRYAVEAVAATDLIALQGFLLVVAAISLIVFLCVDLVNMLLDPRRKPGRAGGGS